A genomic stretch from Neomonachus schauinslandi chromosome 14, ASM220157v2, whole genome shotgun sequence includes:
- the UNC119B gene encoding protein unc-119 homolog B, with translation MSGSNPKAAAAGSGAGPGGLVAGKEEKKKAGGGVLNRLKARRQAPHHAAEDGIGAAVTEQELLALDTIRPEHVLRLSRVTENYLCKPEDNIYSIDFTRFKIRDLETGTVLFEIAKPCVSDQEEEDDDEGGDVDISAGRFVRYQFTPAFLRLRTVGATVEFTVGDKPVSNFRMIERHYFRERLLKNFDFDFGFCIPSSRNTCEHIYEFPQLSEDVIRLMIENPYETRSDSFYFVDNKLIMHNKADYAYNGGQ, from the exons ATGAGCGGGTCGAACCCGAAGGCTGCGGCCGCGGGGtcgggggctgggcctggggggcTGGTGGCCggcaaggaagagaagaagaaggcgGGCGGCGGCGTGCTGAACCGACTCAAGGCGCGGCGGCAGGCGCCCCACCACGCGGCAGAGGACGGCATCGGGGCGGCGGTCACGGAGCAGGAGCTGCTGGCTCTGGACACCATCCGGCCCGAGCACGTCCTGCGCCTCAGCAGGGTCACCGAGA attatttatgTAAACCCGAAGATAACATCTACAGTATTGATTTCACTCGTTTCAAAATTCGAGACTTGGAGACAGGGACAGTGCTCTTTGAGATTGCCAAACCCTGTGTTTCAG ACCAAGAGGAGGAGGACGACGACGAAGGTGGAGACGTGGATATCAGTGCAGGACGTTTTGTCCGCTATCAGTTCACACCCGCCTTTCTCCGCCTCCGGACAGTCGGAGCAAC AGTGGAGTTCACAGTGGGAGACAAACCTGTGTCAAACTTCCGGATGATCGAGCGGCACTATTTCCGGGAACGCTTGCTGAAAAACTTTGACTTCGATTTCGGCTTCTGCATCCCCAGCAGTAGGAACACTTGTGAACATATCTATGAGTTTCCCCAGCTTTCTGAGGATGTCA TTCGTCTGATGATTGAAAATCCCTATGAGACCCGTTCTGACAGCTTCTACTTTGTTGACAACAAGCTGATAATGCACAACAAGGCTGACTATGCCTATAATGGAGGCCAGTGA